The DNA region cacCATTGATAAGACCAATCATTGATTTTGCAATACAAAATAAAGATGTCATGTTGATTAAAAGATTAGTACAAAAACTTGATAATCATCCACAgttgaatattaattcaaaatgtcGTGCATTAAATGGATTGATAACAACACATACATTAGCTGGACAATATGATGAAGCATTAAATGTCTTGAATGATGTTACTAAAAGATATCgtcttgaattattttcacgTAGAACATTACTTGAACTTAAACAAGGTCTTGAACAATCTGGAAAACAATTTCCATTTGATCttgataataatggtaataatttttataatgtttcttttttttttttacattaaattatcatataattaacgtgatttatttattatttttcagattATTCAAGAAATGAACCCGAGGAACTTGTCAAGGAAACAGCttcaatgtaaaatttaatcattgcattaaaaaaaatataaaaataataattacattgtaAGTTACTggatttctttctttttttttttctttgttaataaaaaaaaaaaaagataaaattagaaaaaagcCAATAAACTgtatttagttattttatttttaatttaataattgtatttgtgtgtaaaaatataatttttaatattaaaaataatttttattttaaagttttagataaaaaaaaaacgatgaaaaaacataattaattattgaaacatactgtgtatttttttttttttttcttttgaaatttgttacattaaaaaaattattaaaattaaatgacagtttttttttgaagaagcattattgttaaaaatattttaaacttttgctttatcatattttaattgacatgttgataaattgaattacaatgttattataaaaatatttactaattttttttttaaaatagattatttgaaatataaccAGCATGCCTTTAAAAACTTgacttttaatataattatttataaaagttttataattttacataaattctTCACACCAATCACTGAGACATTGATAACAATCACTTGAATGTTTTGTAGATGCACCACAAGTATCTTTCATCCATTCTTGAAATAATTCCctgtctttttttaatacaagaaATTGACCAAGAACAACATATGCCTGTAAACAAATATCAcattaacatcaacaataattattatatttagcaTTATCAAGtactcattatttatttaccttatCAAAACCAGCAAGTTCTAATCTTTTACCAAGAACATCACCAACGCCAGCAAGCTCGGTTACTGATTTTGTACCCATTGGTTCagcaacaaaatttttatgtttttgtgATGTACtcgacattttaaataaatgtatttacaaaaataaaacctaaaaaataaaacaaaactttataaatttctctctacatatttatttatttataaaaataataaaacttattttaaaattataataatattaaaattaattttcgaatttttgccaaagaaaaaaagataaccttaaattttttttgaaacaattaaaaataaatatttaattattttttcttttttttgttattaaattatgttgcatatattattgtttaaaaattattcatttaattattatttcatacatGCTTTTAAAgtgtttgtttaaataaataattttattttacaaccgGCTTTATATGTGTGTGCAAAAATTCGTTagttttgtttgaaaattccAAATGTGACTcgagttattaataaataatttattttatcttatcaattcaattaattcttaccttttttattatttgttaaataatttacaacaaaaataaacaattagaaCTTTAATttactctttatttttatcaaaaaacaatgattCTCTGAGTCATTTcctgataataataaccaataataataataaataaataaaaaaaaaaaaaaaggacacaAACACAAGTTTGTTTTTAGGGGCGCTGTATTATTTTCCAACAAATACACAAATAATTGTCAGGGTTATGTCAcgtattcaataataaataaataaataattaaatacatcataacaatattttttttaattgttgttttgattaatatacgtaagttttttatgttataaactagcaataaaattaccaattcaaatattgtttttttagcattttatttttcttacaaGTCAAAGGTACTACAAATGGATGATAATTAATTgcctattttaatttttttgtttatagaatatcatatattattataaacaaaaaaaaaatacataaataaaagatGAGTTCAGGATTCGTAACAGAGGCTGAAATTGCCGAGCAGAAGAGAATTCGTCAGGAAGAATGGGAAAAAGTTAGAACTGCTGATCAAccaattggtaaaaaaaaaaaaaaaaaacaaattgacatttatttgttttatatttgttgataataatataatactattattaatgatgattgtataaattaacagaTGCACCTGAAGAGCCATATGACGGACGAtcattgtttgataaattacaagatcaaaaaaacaaacgtgACATGGAATATGAAGAAGCCCACAAACTAagtaagttgttttttttttttttaaagataagactggtatttattagtttttatttttcagaaaaCATGATCAGAggtcttgatgatgatgaagttgaatttttagatttagttgatcaaaaaaaaattgatgaagaaagaaaaaaaaaaattgaagaagaaaatgaaatgcgtgattttaaaaaacgagTTGCATCattacaagaaaaaacattGGATGAAAGATTAaaacaagaattaaaaaaaccacaatgtactagtaaaaatttatctggTTCTAGTGGTAGAATTTCACAGCAAAAATTATTAGCTGgtgttgttattaaaaaacaacaagataaaacaacaacaacaacaacaacaacaacaggtttgtttaaattattattaattttattgttatataaaataaaacatgttgaattaattgtttaatttttaaatcatgtaGATAATACAAAAGGATTAAAAAGAAAGCTAACAGAAAATGAAGTAAGCCAAGATTGTAATGCAAAAGAGTGTaaagttgatgatgaaaaaaataatacaactccAATTGTTGAACAACAAAGTGGACTCAAGTGTATTGGTATATTACCTGGTCTTGGTTCATATTATGATGATTCAAGTGACAGTGATTGCAGCTCTGATTCAGAACACGAACATGGACATATCAAGTATGATCTTTTGGGAAGAAAAATTCCAACTaaacatgatgatgattaaagctcattaaatatttaaaaaaaaaaaatcatttaatacttatattattcaaaaacatTCATTGTAATTAACTCAGGAAAAAGTAATTtcacatgataattatttctttatgattcattcttgataaaaaaaataaaatttaaagttataattttaataaattatattttcttaattaacaaatattataactatttttttttatttttttttctactaaaatcatgttttttttaataataattaataatccaaaaattatttattgtgattaattttatttctcttttatttacAGCAAAACAAATgcagaaaaatagaaaaaaaaaaaataaattgtttttcaattggatgatgattattgagaataatttttgtttaattaaaatttaaatttcactgagtctacattaaaataaatattttacaaaaacaattttttttttctttttttttatgtataaaaaattaaatcaaaagaattccttttttttttttgttgttttttatataaaaaaaaaatctacactttgtatttaatattatttttcttgattattttataaaattaatatatataattaatgaattttaatttatataatatttaaatcaatgaatTTCTTGTCCAAGATGAgacaattgttttaaaaattgtcttgCATTGACAAGTGTTGTTGAGCCATAAACAATTCTCTTATTAGCACCaccacttgaatttttttgctgaaagatagaaaatacaaattaccatacaaaaaaaataatttgttttcattaaaaagataatgatgataattaccTTGACATAATCAACAAGATTCTGATACTCAATATAATTACCACCACCAACGACAAACACAATAACATCCTGAAAAGACGTACGATTTTTTGGCAAATTATCAGattgtttcaattgttttggatcaagataataataatcatcagtttgtaaattttgttttgtttcaattaaatcatcaacaattttagTAACTGGTAAATTATGTCTTTTAACAACTAAATTTTTGACACCTTCCATAACAAATGATGAGCCTTGATTCATCAACTTTGAAAACATACTAACTGTTTTAGTACCACCAccttcataattattttgtacatCAGTTAATCTAGTATAACCCTTCAATCTTTTAATATGATACAATGGATTTAAATCACATCCACAATTAATTAATGCACTctcatatttatcataatcattatcattaatatttgtgcataaataataaataataaataaacgtaaTTTATCATCTGGTGTACCACATTCATGatcatttataatatcaagtaTACTACGATCAAGTGTTTGTTTactcataattttttcttcaatttcaaaATACGTATCAAGACGTCgtgatttaattgaatttaatataccAGTTGCAATTGTTGTATGCATATCAATTAATCTTTTCATTTCTATTAATTGTGGTAATGAATTAACAGCATTTGTTAAACGTGCTGTATTATTTGTAACCATTGAATAACCAGTATCATTATCACCATCAATAcccattgaatttttaagttttttaacttCTTCTTCAGATAATCTATATTGTTCTAATTGTTCTTGTATTGCTTCAGCAACTCTTGGAAATGGACTACCTTTATGTTGTGaccaaaatttatcattattatttaattcacatGGACGTGTTTTTGATTTAACACCACCACCTGGTGTTATACCAATATTTTCATCGACAATTAAACGATTTAATGATAGCTCAAGTATATCATGTGCAAGTGCTTGATATGTCCATGTATGATGTAATGGTGTTGCCATATCAATACTTctatcaataacaataaataatggaCGTTGAAAACTAATATGTCCAGTATTATTTGTTTCaccttgaaataaattatttcttgtaTCCCATACATTATcacgtaattttttatctaattttttaccaattatTTCAGCAGCATTACCACGTGGACAACGTATTATTGGTACAGTACCAAGTGTTACAAATACAGAAAATAAACTATCAACAATtgtattcataataatatcaatttctgTATCTTTTATTTCACCACGATTTATTGCATGATATGATATTGCATCACTATTTTGATGAcgtaatacaaataaatcatcttcaagtgttataaaatttaaatattgatcaaatactttttgtatatttgatACAGCACCAGCTTGTAATGCTGATGATGCTAAATCTTCCATTTTTTCACGTGTTATTggtgatataaaattaaaatgatatatatcataaatattattatttaaatcttgtCCAATTCTACCAAGATTTTCATCAGTTGgtgaacaaaaatatattgctgGTACTTCAGGTATTGGATCTCTGTCTGAGTGTAATTgcctaaattttaaattacatttattattaacattatttatcatttaaaaattcatttaaattaattgataattacatGTGTAGAGTTATTCCAAGTTCACGAAGttcttttattgatattaatggtGATATTATGTCTTGTCCAACTCTgtcatatattaaaattttccatgTAGGCACTGCAGTTGTTGACTTTGATTctggtatatttaaatttaacatttgccTCAAAGCATCTATcaaatcaaacaataaataattatcaatcatattattaatcaagtaGATGATTGCAAGTTatcattatgatgatgattataattgTGGGGTGTCAAAGTTTAGACAACAAGTAAACCAAAACAAAAGGCGTTTTTTTCCTTACATCTTAAAaggattattaaaataaaattaagtactCACGAATTTGTTTATCACGTAGGCTCatcatatttacaaattattaatgacaatttgaagtgattatattattaatcaaataattccaTGTACATATGTTGCTGACGTTGATGTtctgtttataattattattattatatttaattattattattatcatcttggaaaatgagaaaaatttaGTAGCGCCATCTACTGAAAAATTACCGACTATTGTAGAATTTTACTTATCGACTAAGAAATTTCTGAAATCCAAAATGGCCGCCACTTTGTTAGAGTGAAAATTTGTGTCGTGACTTTATAGActtatttttgcaataataattgttaaacaattataaattgttaataaatcgattaattaaattattctgaACAAAatgtgatataaattattgctcACTTTTGTGAATTTCGACCAAAATTAATGGACATGTCAATGGCGTTGGAGTTGACAAAGGCAAAtgttaatttgttgaaaaaaggACAAATGGTatgtaaatattatgttttttcattgttattaattattcagtgcataaacaaacataattaggtaatttttatcataaattgtgacgaaaattaattaattatttgaggtTAGGTTGTCATTTTTTACAAAGACAAAGagattatcaatttattcataaataattataaatatttattatttttagcattGTTGTAGCTTCTTTATTGTataacaatagtttttttattaataacaatcaaaaaattgtgaaaaatttcaatattaattttgcttTGTTTGAGGTCTTTGTCAGTGTGTTgatttactcaatttttaactccaaatttatttattaattatttatttgttttaattaattaatttaattattatgtatttatttatttaacataaatttaataatctttcTCTTTTTGTTGTCAATAATTAGTCcactttgaaaaatattagtaataaaatttttatttatctactatttttattgtttacagataacaaaaagacaaaattattaaaattgggACCAATAATAATGACTAAATTGGATTGTCAATGAAGCCAAAATTATTTTGGAGTAGACAgtgagttattttatttcattttcacaacaatgtattttttaataataataatattaatttgtgaatgttatttttttcattgttatagaTACATCAAATTTGTTTATGGTGAATTGAAATAACTGAAACTGCTTGTGTGTGAAAATATAACATGAATAATACCAAGAAAATGATGATAGTGTTGAGTGTGTTATAAGGTACGTCAATATTAGTTTGTATTATCAAGTGCTTTAGAAATTAATTGAGTTGATGATAAactatttgataattcaacaacCATCAAATACTGGTAAACTTGAACCAGCaacacaataaacaaaaaaaaaaacaagaataccAGTATTATCTTCAGCTTCAAACAACAATGCTGAATgcttgataatgaaaaatcatttgttaattgtCTTCATCATTCAGTTCAATTGAATTGATGCTaagttgaatttaaatgaatacCAACATGTCATGAAGTATCCAATATGCTTTCAACATCACATGGTGCTGGTGTTGATGACTTTGATGCTCTTTGTAATGTACCACTTACTGTTGCTAGTGATCAACATTTATACTGGTTGTTGAGCTTCATCTATTTGAATTTAAGTATATCTGGTTTGTTggtttgatgttgttgatgaatcaCAGCATGTAAGTGATGAGAGCATCAAGAAATAACTGCCTCTAGCAAAGAGACTGTACGAAGCACCTGTGGCTTAAGCCTCAAATGGCTAAAGCCACTAGCCAGCTACAGCTCAACTGCTTacctgtattattattatcatcagccCGACTCAAGAGatcttctttttcaattgatagactgtttttcaaataataataacaataactattcaaaagttttaatatataatatcaaatagtttattatcaagccaataattaataatacaattaatttataaattataaaagttaatGTGGCTTTGGTTTTTATGTAACAGGTGGTAATGTGTGTAAAAGTAGTAGTGAAAAGTGTAATTTGTGTAGTGAAAAGTATGTAGTGTGTGACAGTGTAGTGCAGTGTATGTGATGATTGAAGATGTTGCTGATGAATCTACATGGAGTTGGAGCTGGTTGAAGCATTTTGATGACCAACGTGGAAAGATGAACATCTGCTAAAAAGGtaggattttatttaatttataattatattgatcttggttttttattgcatattaataattgataattgtatatttttaaaccctataatattttcaaatatattctttAGGTCAtcctgcttttttttttatactttgatGTATTTACTAtgtgataatataattatttttatgctatTTATTAGATGACGCGTATCGTTATCGTTATCATGCACATCAACATTTGCTGCTTTAAGCGCaatatcatatttaatttttttaatatcatttaaaaattttgtacaaGTTAAAAAGTCAagtgttttatttatctatttattttttgttggtaagtaaatattttattttcattataataattttataattttatgaaaattaatttattcttcgGCTATATCAAGACTGTCAATAAATTCCATTGCAGTCATATTTGTGAATTTTGGATCGTGTAatttcttcaatattattgaagtTGCCTTTGTGTAAACTTCTAATcgtttttcatcaattatttcatcacATTCAGGAATAAAAGTACGTAATGCAATAAAACCTCCATATCCTTTTTGACCTCTATAATAAACTCCAATACCTCCAAGTGGTACAGGTATGTCTATTGTAACACTTTGTATATCCAAATAAGGAACACTTGTTTGAGCAGCATCTTTGATAATAtcagtttgttgaaaataaatataatcaccATTCTTACTaagtatttcattattattagttgCATACTCAGAACGATCTGGTTCttctaattcaattttattcctacaataaattatcaaatttaaataacaattatatttctatttgttttttttatttttttttcaactcactGGAAATGATCCCACTCGACTACTTTCCAAATtgaagaatcattattatcttcatcatcttctcCAAATAATGTACCTCGAACATTTATTCTAAATACACGTGctgttgatattgatgaatattCTTCTTGATTCCAATCAAATTGTAcacctttaaaaatttacatatttaacattaataatataattttaaaaat from Aphidius gifuensis isolate YNYX2018 linkage group LG5, ASM1490517v1, whole genome shotgun sequence includes:
- the LOC122856897 gene encoding barrier-to-autointegration factor; amino-acid sequence: MSSTSQKHKNFVAEPMGTKSVTELAGVGDVLGKRLELAGFDKAYVVLGQFLVLKKDRELFQEWMKDTCGASTKHSSDCYQCLSDWCEEFM
- the LOC122856869 gene encoding PSME3-interacting protein isoform X2; its protein translation is MSSGFVTEAEIAEQKRIRQEEWEKVRTADQPIDAPEEPYDGRSLFDKLQDQKNKRDMEYEEAHKLKNMIRGLDDDEVEFLDLVDQKKIDEERKKKIEEENEMRDFKKRVASLQEKTLDERLKQELKKPQCTSKNLSGSSGRISQQKLLAGVVIKKQQDKTTTTTTTTTDNTKGLKRKLTENEVSQDCNAKECKVDDEKNNTTPIVEQQSGLKCIGILPGLGSYYDDSSDSDCSSDSEHEHGHINKTNAEK
- the LOC122856869 gene encoding PSME3-interacting protein isoform X1, whose protein sequence is MSSGFVTEAEIAEQKRIRQEEWEKVRTADQPIDAPEEPYDGRSLFDKLQDQKNKRDMEYEEAHKLKNMIRGLDDDEVEFLDLVDQKKIDEERKKKIEEENEMRDFKKRVASLQEKTLDERLKQELKKPQCTSKNLSGSSGRISQQKLLAGVVIKKQQDKTTTTTTTTTDNTKGLKRKLTENEVSQDCNAKECKVDDEKNNTTPIVEQQSGLKCIGILPGLGSYYDDSSDSDCSSDSEHEHGHIKYDLLGRKIPTKHDDD
- the LOC122856776 gene encoding protein sly1 homolog isoform X2, coding for MMSLRDKQIHALRQMLNLNIPESKSTTAVPTWKILIYDRVGQDIISPLISIKELRELGITLHMQLHSDRDPIPEVPAIYFCSPTDENLGRIGQDLNNNIYDIYHFNFISPITREKMEDLASSALQAGAVSNIQKVFDQYLNFITLEDDLFVLRHQNSDAISYHAINRGEIKDTEIDIIMNTIVDSLFSVFVTLGTVPIIRCPRGNAAEIIGKKLDKKLRDNVWDTRNNLFQGETNNTGHISFQRPLFIVIDRSIDMATPLHHTWTYQALAHDILELSLNRLIVDENIGITPGGGVKSKTRPCELNNNDKFWSQHKGSPFPRVAEAIQEQLEQYRLSEEEVKKLKNSMGIDGDNDTGYSMVTNNTARLTNAVNSLPQLIEMKRLIDMHTTIATGILNSIKSRRLDTYFEIEEKIMSKQTLDRSILDIINDHECGTPDDKLRLFIIYYLCTNINDNDYDKYESALINCGCDLNPLYHIKRLKGYTRLTDVQNNYEGGGTKTVSMFSKLMNQGSSFVMEGVKNLVVKRHNLPVTKIVDDLIETKQNLQTDDYYYLDPKQLKQSDNLPKNRTSFQDVIVFVVGGGNYIEYQNLVDYVKQKNSSGGANKRIVYGSTTLVNARQFLKQLSHLGQEIH
- the LOC122856776 gene encoding protein sly1 homolog isoform X1, yielding MMSLRDKQIHALRQMLNLNIPESKSTTAVPTWKILIYDRVGQDIISPLISIKELRELGITLHMQLHSDRDPIPEVPAIYFCSPTDENLGRIGQDLNNNIYDIYHFNFISPITREKMEDLASSALQAGAVSNIQKVFDQYLNFITLEDDLFVLRHQNSDAISYHAINRGEIKDTEIDIIMNTIVDSLFSVFVTLGTVPIIRCPRGNAAEIIGKKLDKKLRDNVWDTRNNLFQGETNNTGHISFQRPLFIVIDRSIDMATPLHHTWTYQALAHDILELSLNRLIVDENIGITPGGGVKSKTRPCELNNNDKFWSQHKGSPFPRVAEAIQEQLEQYRLSEEEVKKLKNSMGIDGDNDTGYSMVTNNTARLTNAVNSLPQLIEMKRLIDMHTTIATGILNSIKSRRLDTYFEIEEKIMSKQTLDRSILDIINDHECGTPDDKLRLFIIYYLCTNINDNDYDKYESALINCGCDLNPLYHIKRLKGYTRLTDVQNNYEGGGTKTVSMFSKLMNQGSSFVMEGVKNLVVKRHNLPVTKIVDDLIETKQNLQTDDYYYLDPKQLKQSDNLPKNRTSFQDVIVFVVGGGNYIEYQNLVDYVKQKNSSGGANKRIVYGSTTLVNARQFLKQLSHLGQEIH
- the LOC122856195 gene encoding uncharacterized protein LOC122856195; this encodes MHCENGYIDIAQCKIPTSYNIITNYEVRWVSLAPVIATPNYTVTGIRWRFINRMLYLEIQEAVYIDDWTVDKETVRWKPTIEHGTDETAIPIDAGIVNGFGLSGVTLPSGYLLTGVQFDWNQEEYSSISTARVFRINVRGTLFGEDDEDNNDSSIWKVVEWDHFQNKIELEEPDRSEYATNNNEILSKNGDYIYFQQTDIIKDAAQTSVPYLDIQSVTIDIPVPLGGIGVYYRGQKGYGGFIALRTFIPECDEIIDEKRLEVYTKATSIILKKLHDPKFTNMTAMEFIDSLDIAEE